In bacterium, the genomic window ACTCGATTATCACTTTATTTTCTATGATCAGGTCTGCCCGGAAACCTTCTTCGAACTTTATTCCCCTGCATTCAATCGGCACGCAGACTTGACGGCTAACGACCAACCCCCTTTTCTCCAACTCATGAGCCATCACCACCTCATACACTGTTTCCAGCAATCCTGGACCAAGTTCTCTATGAACGGCCACTGCGGCATCAACTACTATCTGTCCGATTTCATTTTCATTCATATGTAGAAACCTTTCTCTCACACTAGGACATAAAGACACCAAGGTTATTTAATCTCCGTGTTTTAATTAACTCTTTGTGATCTCCGTGGCTTTGTGTGATGGGCGGGCCTCATTGTCCATTGCGCTTTCTTTCCTTGGGCTTGATGTCAAATCCTATGGCGAACGGGCACAGCACATCGGCCATCTTGGGTTTTAGGGTTTGGGGATCTATGTAATAGGCTGCGACCTTGATGAACCAGCTGTCGGTGGTGCCGGAGAGGGTGCCGTCTTCGTTGTAGCTCCAGTATTTGTCCTTGGCCTTGTCCTTGATCTCCAGCACAATGTATATCTGCCCCGGTTTCATGCCGTCGATGTCTTCTGCGCTAAGGTCGGTGCTGTGCAGTGGGTGGGAATGAAAGTCGCCCACCACATACAGGTTGGGCAGGTTTTTGAAGAAGTTGACGATCCGGGCGTAGGACTTGTCCCGGGCCTTTACCCAGGTGGCATGGCGCTCGGCTTTCTGACAGGCCACGGCGTTGACCACCATGAACATGTCGCCGTCCTTGTGGCCCAGCAGCAGGCCGTAGGATTCCTTTTTATAGACCTCTATGGCCGAGACCAACAGGCCCCAGAAGGCCGATTCATTGATGAATACCTGCATCTACTGCCTATTTACTGTTTGGAATTCTTAATTTGGTATAGTGAATCGTAAACCGTAAATTGTAAATTGTAAATTGTAAATTGAGTTTAACCCGCTTGTTTTTAACGAGTTACCTATTGCAAAAACAACCCTTAAGTATAATATAAAACCGGCCAAAAGTCAATAAAAAAGCCGCTCTGTCAAGCAGAAGCGGCTTTTTGCACTATTTATTTTTGAGGTTGGATCATCTTATGTTCTTCCAATCCAATAACCAGGTTTTTTCCTCAGATGAGCAACGGCAACAATTACAATCTTATCATCTTCTATGCCGTAAAAAATACCATAGGGGAATCTTGGAATAAGGCAACGCCGCAATCCCCCCTCGGTCTGCTCAAACATTTGGGGAAAAGATACAGTCAGTCGAATTGATTGATTAAACTCATCCAAAAATTCACCGCCCAAACCAACCGCCTGTTGCTCATACCACTCAAAAGCTTCATCAAGTTCTGCTTGGGCCAGCGGCAAAAACAGCACCTTCATCACTTTTTATACTTGGCCATCACTTGATCATAGCCTATGGGATCAATCTCTCCCTTTTTATAAGCGCTCCAACGTTCGGCGGCTTCCTTTGCCCAAATTTTGTCAATTTCCGCATCCGGCTTAATGACATCGCGAATCACCCTGTCTATGACGCGCAACTGGTCAATAGGGGAAAGTTTTTCAATTTCCATTACCAATTTAAGCGTAGTATCCATGCTATTTCCTCCTAATTAAAGGCACTTATTACATTCCGACACAAGCAAAATTTACAACGTTAATGATAATAGATTTTACCCGGCAAGTCAAGCCAAAAGTCAATAAAAAAGCCGTTCCGGAAAACTCCGGAACGGCTTTTTTTGCTATTGCCCTTTAGTTGTGGATGTCTATCTCCCGCCAGGATATCTGTTTTAGGCCGATAGAACTGCTGCTGATCTGCTGCATGACGTATTGCAGCATTTCGCTGGAGTACAAAAGGTCACCATTGCCCCTCATGTGCATGCCGCGCCCGGCGCCGGGGGCATTACCAGACACCCCATCATAGTTCACATTATCTCCTTTTATCATCACGGCCCCTAATACCCAGATCTTGTTTGAAACCGCCATTTCTCCATCTACATATAATAACCCCTTAAAACAGCCCGCGCCTACCCCGTCAAACGGACCTCTTACCCATAAAATGCCGCGGCTGGAGTCCGGCAGGTCACTGATGCTTAATTCATTGGCTTTACTTCCGTCCGGGGTCATATCGCCGGTATATTCATAAAACCCGCATCCGTCGGTTATAGAAGCTCCGGCTTTGGTGTTAAATTGCGTGATATTATAGGCCGATCGCATATCGGCCTCGGTGGCAAAGCCCAATGCCTCCCAGATCTCCTTAAATGTTCCGGTATTGCTGTTACCAACCGGGAACCCTAATTCATCACCGCCACCTTTAGGGGGTTCATTGGCATCGCCGGTGGTGGTAATGCCCGGCAGGCACCCGCCCGCAATACAACTGTCAGCCGCATACCCGGCGGCATCCCTATCGCAAACCTCCCAACCGTCATCATGACAGGGATTGCTACTGCCGCCCTGCTTGACCCTTGTTCCGACTGGTGTGGACATTAAATGATTATGCCCGCAAACGGAGAAAGCGCCGGTAGCCCACACCGCCTGATCGCAGGAGACCGCGGCGGTAACGTTTATCTCCACCTTGTTCCTGGTCACCTCCGCTTCCACGCTGCGGCGGACATTGCCCACCATTCCGGTGGAGCGGATCACCCAGATGGGAAAACTGTTATCGTTGGGAGCATTAAAAGGCGGGCCATTGACCAAATGCTGGGTCCCGGTGCCGTAATCGTAGAAAAATATGGCATTACCGGCGGCGTTGGTCTTGTATCTGGCGGTTAAAACGTACTGGGCGTCGGCGCTGTTTATGTCGCTGACGGTATAGCTCAGCTGGTTGGTGGTTCCGGCCAGCAAAGCAGGGTAATACTGGGCATTCCCTTCCGCTGCCGGCAGGTTGGTCTCGTTAAGTATCCTGGCTTCCCAGTCGGCATTTTGGGGCGTATTCTCGGCTATGGCGTTTGCATCGCCGGTTGGCAGGTTCAAACGGGCCGACACTTCGCTGATCCCGGCCTCGGCCAGGTTCAGGGCCTCCACATAGCGCACCTGGTTGCCGCCCATCTTCTGTTCGTTGGTGATGGTCAGCATAAAGCCGGCCACCATCACCGACATTACCAGCAACAGCATTAATGCCATCACCAGGGCAATGCCTTTTTCCTGTTTGTTTGTTTGTGACATGATAGTTACCTCCTGATTTTATGAATTTTGCTTTTTTACTGAGCGTAATAAATTATCAATCTTCCTTCGTTCACCCCGTTCTTGTCGGCCACGGCAATGTCTTTTCTGCCGTCCATGCTGAAATCGGAGATCTTGACCGCAGCCACGGCACCCAGGTAAGCACCACCGGAAGCATCGGAACCGACTTCCGGCAGCACGCCGCCGGAACAGTCAAAGATCAGGGTTTTTCCGGTAAACTCCGAACTGCGCAAGCCCACCACGATGTGGGGAGTGGTGCCGGCCGTGTACCATTTCATCAAAGCCGCATCCAGGCACACCGGTTCGGCGTCATCAAATGGCGCAAAATACGAGCAGACCCTCTGGCTGGTTGCATCAAGCATTCCGAAGTTCAATCCCGAAGCCTCCTGCAGCCAAACCTGCAGCATGCCAACATACTCGTCTGTCCTTACCGCAGCCACGATGTCCTTTTTGCCGTCGTTGTTAATGTCAATGATCTTCAACGCCGTTACCTCGCCCAAGGGGTTTAAGGTGATCTTAGCGCTTAAAAACCACTTGCTGGTCCCGCTGGGCGTCCCGGTCCCGGTGTAAACTATTATGGAACCGGTGCCTGTCCCGTCCCTGGTACCCACCACCAGGTCGGTGCTGGCGGTACCCACGATGTTGGCGGCGTCCAGGGCCAAAACCTCGCCTATGCCGGTCCAACGCTGGCTGGCCCCGGAATCGGGGAATATCCGGGTTTCGCCGTATTTGCCGCTTAGCGATGGTATCTTCAAAGTGTTTATCCACATTTGGAATCCGCCGGTATTGGTAGCGCTGCTGAACCCGGCAATTATGTCGGCATAACCGTCACTGCCAAAATTGGCCACCGCCAGGGCGTTAACTGGATAGGCGCTGTTGCCCCCGGCGATAAGTTTGTACATATAGGGACTGGTGGCTGGCACCGAGTCCATGATCACCGCCGCGCCCACGGAGTCATAGCTAAAACCAGAACTGGCCAGATATTTGCAGGTGTCCATGCTGGGCCATACCGCCACATTGTAAGTAATGCTGGAGGTGTTGCTCAGGCCCAGCACCAGATCCTTGCGGTGGCGGGAATTTTTTACGTTGGCGGTCGTGATCAAATAATTAGACCCTGACTTCGTAATATAAGCCTTATGGTTCATGGTGTCGCTGGCTATGGCCTGGATATTGACGTTGGTGGGAAAACTTTTCTGCTCGTAGGCATATTGATAACGGGTGGTGGAAACATCGCCGAGTTCAAAAAGCTGGGTTACGTCAGCAGTCTGGGTGCCGTCTCTCAAATAGCGTTTGTTGAACCATCCCCGGATGTTGCCGCGTCCGCTTTCGTACTTGGTGCCCAGCACGATGTCGGTATCATTCTTCTCGGTGGCCATGTTGACCTCATATTCCCGGAAATCGTTGACCGTCATGGAAAGCACGTTGGAGGCCGAGAAGGATACCGCCGTAAGTTTCATGTCCCCGAAATTTTTACCGGTTACAACCTGGCCGGTGGTCACAAAGCCGATATCATAACGGTTGGTGGTGGTGGAAAAATAACCCTTGGGATCAATTTCGGTCAGGCTGTAATAACGGTCCGGCAGGGCCGCCACTTTAATGGCAAAGGTGCCATCCGAGGCGGTTAAAGGCAGGGGGTCTATGGGAAGCCATTGTTCGGAAGTAAGGGGGGTGGCCGCAGTGGCCCGGTAGTATACGGCCAACTCTACTCCAGCTATACCGGCTTCGCCGTTATAAGCCCCGTTGCCATCGTCCAAATACACTTTACCCTTAAGCGTGCACTGCCCGGCGGTAACAAACCCGAAATTCATGGTATCAACGGATCCCCCTGAGGTAATGGTAACTGCATGAGCCGGGGGATTGGGTATGGTGGGAGTGTATTCCGGGTCGTGAACTATTACAATGCACTTTACGCTGTCAGTACCCGGCGCCGCCGCGATGCAATAATTCCCGTCGCTGTCAGTATAATCAGTCATTACCGAATTCTTAAGATAAACTGTGCAACCGGGGATGCCCAGTTCCCCGCTACCCTTGATGCCGTTCCCGTCTAAATCTTCAAATACCACCCCGCTTACATAGCCTGGGGTATATGGTTCCAGGGAAAAATTCCGGGTGACATTGGAGGTGGTGGCATCCAGCAAATATGAGAGTTTTGCCGAGTCCACTACACTAAATCCGCTGCCGGTAGAAGTGCAGGTTAAGGTTGGCAGGGTGATTTCTATGGTATGCTTTTTAGCTTCCACGGCAAAGGAGTAATCACCATTGGCATCGGTGTAAACCACCTGTCCATCGGTGCGGTTTTCCACCTTTATATTTGGGATACCGGTTTCTCCGGAGTCATATTTTTGATTGTCATTGCCGTCAATGGCCACCTTGCCGGAAATGACCCGGCCCTCGGTTATTTTTATGTTCCTGGTAATGGTGGTGGTGGTGGCGATCTCCACCTGTTCGTAAACCCCTTTAGAATTGGGGCTCTTGGTGGCAGTGGTTACCGTTATGATAACCCGGGAGATTGATCTTAAGCTTCCGGCCGGAACCGGTGTCAAGTTGTCAATTTCCTCGTCCGACAAAGAGCCGTTATTGTCCGTATCGCCATGCAAAACATCCCCGCCGGCGGTGGATATCCAGTACTGGAACAGCGGCTTTATCACTCCGGCAGCGGGAGCCGGAAAATCGGAACGGGCCAGACCCACCGGCAGTGGATTGCCGCCGTTGCTATTGGCCGTAGCGTTAAAGCCAAAGACCTGGCGGGTAACGGAATACAATTCATCGTTTCGGGTCAGCCTTTCCTCCAGGTCATCTCCCCGGTCGGCAGTGGTCACCGTTTTGTCGTTATTGGAGTCGAAAGTGTACCGGATGGTCTCGGCTCCGTCGGCAAATCCGGCTCCGCCATCGTATAACGGGCTGCCCGAGCCACCGGGCAAAGGCGTGCTTGCAGGGTTTATGGCCGCCGGGCTGCCCGGAGTTCCCGGAACATCGGGATAGGGCGCCAGGTTGGCCGAGATCATGATGTCGTAAGGCGCGGCATAGACTATCGGCGTATGTCCGGCCACGGTGTTGGCCCCGTACCCCGCCGAACGGACGTCATCGCTGATCATGTCCACCAGTATCCGGGCCGTCTGCTGGGCCTCGGAGATCAGCTCGGTGTTCCGCTTGGCTTTCTGGCTGCTCATTACCACCGATACTATGGCCACCACTATAATAGACAGCATGACCATGGTGATCATCAGCTCTATCAGGGTAAAGCCGCGGTCTTTAAGGTTTTTTGTATTCATGGCAGGCGCCTCCGGTTTTGGGGTTTGTTGTGATTGTGCTTTATCTGGTGAAATAGCTGATCATGGTGATGACATCATCGGGTTCCAGATCGGCTTCGTCAGTCCCCGGCTTCATGGAAGTGGTTACCCTTACCATCCGGATCTTGTCTGTCGCGGAAATCGCCCCGCCAGTGGTGCTGGTTACAGTTACCCAGCTTTCGTAACGGGTGTTTCCGCTGGGATTAAAATGGTCGTCATTGACCAAAGCCAGATTGTCAAAACCCATTCTTTTTAAGGTTTCCATCTCCTGCTGGCTGTAATCAACGGCTTTGGTCAATATCCGGTTTGTGGTTATGGTGCGCATGGCCATGGGAACCACCCCGGCCATGGCCATTAAGCCTATTGACAGCACCATAACCGCCACCAAAAGCTCCACCATGGTAAAGCCCCGGTTGGAGCTGGTTCTATTAAAAATATTTGATTTCATTTTTTACTCCTTGCATTAATGCTTTATAACCGACCCGGAAGTGACCACATCCACCCGGGACTTTTCATTGCGGCCGTTCGTCAATCTTATCCCGCCCGGGGTCAACGCTTCGCCCCGGGGCGAAAAAACGACTATCGAAGGGTTGGCATTGGGTATGGAATCATTGGCTATTCCGGTTTCATAACTATGGGTGACTGTCGGCTCGCCGTTGTCTATGGTTTCGTTGGCATTAATATCTTTGACAATGGTATAACTGGTTCCATTGGCGGTGAACCGGGCAATGTAAGGAACTCCCTCGCCTATGGCCCTTACCCTGGCCAGCATCAACTTGCCGCGCAGATCATCGGCCGAATTGTTAAGCCGGGTGGTGGGCAATGACCTCAAAAAATTGGGCACCGAAAAAGCCGCGACCACACCCATTATGATCACCACCACCATCAGCTCGATTAATGTGAACCCTTTTTCTTTCATGGTTTTTATCTCCCTCGCTATTAAATATGCAATGTTTATGCCAAAATTTTAGTTATTTTCTAAACCATTACTGGTCAATCGTTTACATTGATGGAATTAGAATGATGTCTTCAAATAAACCAGCATATATTATTACCCTACGGTAATACTTGGTCGTTTCTGGTCATTATACGAGAAACGACTGAACTCGGCATTATCAAGATAAGTTTTAGTAAAATCTGAGGCTAACCTCAGAAAAAAAATAAATCATGTTAATCCTGTCTTTCCTAAGGTAAAAAGACAGGAATTCACTCCAGATGGTAATCCTTGATCTTCTTCAGCATCACCCGGTAGCTGATCTTTAGCTTGCGGGAAGCTTCGCTTTTGTTTCCCCCGGTCTCCTTCAACATCTCCTTGATCATTTGAGCCTCGGAGGCGGCCGCAGCCCTGGCCGAAACTTCCAGCAGACTCAGGCCTTTTTCGTTCTTGGGAACGCTTTTGCCTTCTGCTGCTGCAATGTTCAGATGCTCGGGCTTGATCAGATTCCCCATGGCCATCACCACCGCCCGTTCCACTGCATTCTCCAGCTCCCTTACATTGCCCGGCCACTGGTAGCCGGTCAAGACATCCAGGCTGGCCTTGCTGAAATGCTTGACCGGGGTTTTGGTCTTTTGGCAGTGTTTTTCGGCAAAATGGTTGGCCAATAAAATGATATCCTCGGGCCGCCGGCGCAGCGGTGGCAGTTCAATGGGAAAGACATTTAGCCGGAAAAACAGGTCCTGCCTGAACTTCCCCGCCTTCACCAGCTGTTCCGGATCCTGGTTGGTGGCCGCTATCAGCCGGATATCAACCTTGAACGGCTTGGTGCCGCCCACCGGGGTGGCCTCCCGCTCCTGCAGTAACCGCAGCAGTTTCACCTGCAACGAAAGGGGAAGCTCTCCGATCTCGTCCAGAAAGAAGGTGCCCCCCTCGGCCGCCTTTAACAGCCCGGGCTTGTCCTTGGAGGCCCCGGTGAAGGCGCCCCGCAAGTAGCCGAAAAGCTCCGACTCCAAAAGCGTCTCCGGCAGGGCCCCGCAGTTTATGGATACAAAAGGTCCCGTGCACCTGGGGCTCTGTCGGTGGATTGCCCTGGCGATGAGCTCCTTGCCGGTGCCGGATTCCCCGGTGATCAGCGCCGTGCTCTCGGTCTTGGCCACCTTCTTAGCCATCTCCAGTATATCTGTCATGGCCTGGGAGGCATGGATGATCGAATGTTTCCCCGCTTCCGGCGCCCCGGCCGGTTGGTAGCTTAGATACTGCCCCATGTCCTCCACCGCCCGCTCGATCTCGGCCACATGTTTTTGCCACTGGCCGGGCTGGGCCAGGGCGGCGCAGGCCGGATCTTTTAAGGCCGCTATCTCGGGCGTGATCCTTTGCAGCAGTTTTTGGGAAGCCTGGGCCATCAGCAGGGCGCTGTCGTAAAGCCGGCCCTGTTCCTCCATGTTTTTGATCTCGGTGATGTCCGTCACCGCTATGATTCTTCCGGAGCTTTGTCCGGCAGGACCGGTAAGATCAAACAATTCGGCCTGAAGGTAGCGCTGGCCGTATTTAGGGTGTCTGGCTTCCCACACCTGCGGCTTTTTGCTTTCGATCAGACCAGGGAGGTTGTTTTCCTTAAGCCATCGTAAGATCTGGGCGGGCTCTTCCCCTCCGGCCAGTTGGGCCGCCGCCCGGTTGAACGAGGTTACTTCCCCGTTCCTTTCAAGCGTGATCAGGGCCTTGTCGATGCTGTCCACGATCTGCTTTTTTATCAGCTCGCTCTGCTCGGCCCGGTCGCGGGCATTGTCGTAAAGTTTCTGCAGGGTTTGGCCCCTGGCCTTCAGCTGTTCTATCATTTGATCATAGGTTTTCACCACCAGGTCCACGTCGGAGCCGGACTGGCCGGAAGGCACCTGGCCCAGACTGCTGCGGGCGCTTTGGGCCATCTGCCTAAAAGGCGAAAAGATGCTCCTGAGGTAGAAAAGCCCTATGATCAATATCAACCCGAATCCTATGGCTCCGGCCAGCACCTGGACATTTGCCGCCTTGGAAAGGGAAAAATCTTCGCCGGCCGGATATTCCAGAGCAATGAGGTTCGGGCCTTCCCCTGTTTTATAAAAGGCGGTAAAATACAAAAGCCCCAGCCTTTGGTAGGCGGGGGAAATGGCCACTCCGTTCTTACTGTACGAGACGGACGACGGCATAATGGTTGAAGATCTTTCGTATGTCCCAGGTTCCAGGTTCCAGGGCTGGTATTTGTCATATTTAAAGACCAGCCTGCCGCCGGCATCCAGCAGGCCGATGCTGACCAGGCCGGTCTTTTGGGCCAGGTTCTGCCAGGAGGACCAAAGCGAATCCTTTGGCAGACCATTGGTCCTTGACAGTTCGGCCTGGGCCAAACCGCCCAATAATTCCATTTGGCTGAGCTGGATCGAGTCCATCCGGGATTTTGTTTTATATACCAGCCAAATCCCCGACAGGTTAATGACCAAAAGCACCAGCACGATCAAAAAACCGGCCAGCTTGGTCTCTAACTCGTATCTCTGCCATCTGTTACTCATGGGTAATAGTCTACCATAACAATTTTACGGTGTCAACTGGATTTTTGAAAAATGATTATCCAACCAGCTCAGAAAACATGTAGACAATAGGTGCCGACCCAGGTTGTCGCGTTAAAACGATCAGTGAGCACCGCAGTTGATGGCGGAAAAAGCTTGTCTGGCCTGTTTGAGGGCTTGGCCAAAGCCCGAGTTCAGACAAGCCCGTCATCAACGAGAAGCGCAACGCCCGGAGAGTTTTAAGCGACGAGCTTTTTCTTTTGGTTCTTTGCTTTTTGGCGGTACAAAAAGAAAAGAACATAACTGGGTAAAATCTGCGTTTTTACCATATCCACCATATTCTTTCTACTTTTCCGGAGCAAGTTAGACAGGCATTTTTTAAACAACGGAGCGCCGCTTAATTAAAAGCGGCGCTCTGTTTGGAATCGAATTGCTTGTTATTTATCAGTCCTTGTTTGGACAATCAGGATTGTTCTTCATCTGGCGGCGCATTCCGCGGTGCTCGGCCTTCAGCTTCTTCTGCTGGTCGGCGGTCAAAACCTTACGCAATTCCAGCATATGCTCGGTCTTGGCGTCATGCAGCTTGTTCATCAGGGACTTCATCTCGCCGGATTTCTTGCGGATCTCGCTGTCGGTGGCATTGCCTTCCATGATGTCCTGGTATTCCATCCGGGAGATCTTCATCTCTGCTTCCAGTTTCACCATCTCCTTGCGGTGTTTTAAGGACAGCTGGTCGATCTTTTCCGTCTGCTCGGAGGTCAAACCCAGGTTCTTGGCGATCTCCGGGTTCTCCCACCATTGGCCCTGTCCCATTCCCATTCCGGGATTTCCACAATCCTTCATTCCGCCCTGTTCCATCATGGCTCCGCCTTTGGGGCCGTCTCCCTTGCCCTGCCCCATGGGGCACTGGGCCAGGGCCACGCCGGCTGCTATCAGCAGGACGGCGGCCAGGGTAAGTGTCTTTTTCATTCTTTTACTCCTTTTGATTTTGTTTTTGTTTTTTGGACTTTTAATATCAACCCGCGCGGTAAATATTATTTAGCTGATCTTTGATAGTTCTAGTTTCTGCCGCTGCCCGAACCATTGCCCTGTCCCTGCCGGCATCCCGATCCGCCGCCCTGGGGAGCCATGTTCCCGCTGCAATCGCCGGTCTGCTTTTTGGCCCGGGTGCGGGTCTGTTTCTTGGCCTGCTCCTTTTTCTGGACCTTGCACTGGTCACAGACGCCGTTGCCGTCCTCGTCCTTGTACTGGGACTTGGTCTGGGTCTGCTCCTGGTTCCGGATCTTCTGTCCCTGGCCGGAATCCGCCGGAGTTCCGCTTTGAGCCCAGGCCAACGGGGCCATCAGGGCTGCCATTGCCAGCGCCAGGGTAAGTTTGTGAAGGGTTCTCACGTTTCTCCTTTATATTCTGTTGTTAATTACTCTTGGTTGGGGCAATTCACGTGTCCGACGAAGCATAACGGTTGTATGCGTAGTAGGATGAATTGCCCTTACATTACTCATTGCCCGTACCGTCTCATCTTTTTCTGCCGGATGTCACGCACCATGTCCCTGATCTCTTCATCAAATTTCTGGATGAACACCATCATCTTTGCCTGCTGTTTTACCGTCAATATCCCGGCGGCATAAGTTTTA contains:
- a CDS encoding prepilin-type N-terminal cleavage/methylation domain-containing protein; the encoded protein is MKSNIFNRTSSNRGFTMVELLVAVMVLSIGLMAMAGVVPMAMRTITTNRILTKAVDYSQQEMETLKRMGFDNLALVNDDHFNPSGNTRYESWVTVTSTTGGAISATDKIRMVRVTTSMKPGTDEADLEPDDVITMISYFTR
- a CDS encoding sigma 54-interacting transcriptional regulator; translated protein: MSNRWQRYELETKLAGFLIVLVLLVINLSGIWLVYKTKSRMDSIQLSQMELLGGLAQAELSRTNGLPKDSLWSSWQNLAQKTGLVSIGLLDAGGRLVFKYDKYQPWNLEPGTYERSSTIMPSSVSYSKNGVAISPAYQRLGLLYFTAFYKTGEGPNLIALEYPAGEDFSLSKAANVQVLAGAIGFGLILIIGLFYLRSIFSPFRQMAQSARSSLGQVPSGQSGSDVDLVVKTYDQMIEQLKARGQTLQKLYDNARDRAEQSELIKKQIVDSIDKALITLERNGEVTSFNRAAAQLAGGEEPAQILRWLKENNLPGLIESKKPQVWEARHPKYGQRYLQAELFDLTGPAGQSSGRIIAVTDITEIKNMEEQGRLYDSALLMAQASQKLLQRITPEIAALKDPACAALAQPGQWQKHVAEIERAVEDMGQYLSYQPAGAPEAGKHSIIHASQAMTDILEMAKKVAKTESTALITGESGTGKELIARAIHRQSPRCTGPFVSINCGALPETLLESELFGYLRGAFTGASKDKPGLLKAAEGGTFFLDEIGELPLSLQVKLLRLLQEREATPVGGTKPFKVDIRLIAATNQDPEQLVKAGKFRQDLFFRLNVFPIELPPLRRRPEDIILLANHFAEKHCQKTKTPVKHFSKASLDVLTGYQWPGNVRELENAVERAVVMAMGNLIKPEHLNIAAAEGKSVPKNEKGLSLLEVSARAAAASEAQMIKEMLKETGGNKSEASRKLKISYRVMLKKIKDYHLE
- a CDS encoding prepilin-type N-terminal cleavage/methylation domain-containing protein, which codes for MNTKNLKDRGFTLIELMITMVMLSIIVVAIVSVVMSSQKAKRNTELISEAQQTARILVDMISDDVRSAGYGANTVAGHTPIVYAAPYDIMISANLAPYPDVPGTPGSPAAINPASTPLPGGSGSPLYDGGAGFADGAETIRYTFDSNNDKTVTTADRGDDLEERLTRNDELYSVTRQVFGFNATANSNGGNPLPVGLARSDFPAPAAGVIKPLFQYWISTAGGDVLHGDTDNNGSLSDEEIDNLTPVPAGSLRSISRVIITVTTATKSPNSKGVYEQVEIATTTTITRNIKITEGRVISGKVAIDGNDNQKYDSGETGIPNIKVENRTDGQVVYTDANGDYSFAVEAKKHTIEITLPTLTCTSTGSGFSVVDSAKLSYLLDATTSNVTRNFSLEPYTPGYVSGVVFEDLDGNGIKGSGELGIPGCTVYLKNSVMTDYTDSDGNYCIAAAPGTDSVKCIVIVHDPEYTPTIPNPPAHAVTITSGGSVDTMNFGFVTAGQCTLKGKVYLDDGNGAYNGEAGIAGVELAVYYRATAATPLTSEQWLPIDPLPLTASDGTFAIKVAALPDRYYSLTEIDPKGYFSTTTNRYDIGFVTTGQVVTGKNFGDMKLTAVSFSASNVLSMTVNDFREYEVNMATEKNDTDIVLGTKYESGRGNIRGWFNKRYLRDGTQTADVTQLFELGDVSTTRYQYAYEQKSFPTNVNIQAIASDTMNHKAYITKSGSNYLITTANVKNSRHRKDLVLGLSNTSSITYNVAVWPSMDTCKYLASSGFSYDSVGAAVIMDSVPATSPYMYKLIAGGNSAYPVNALAVANFGSDGYADIIAGFSSATNTGGFQMWINTLKIPSLSGKYGETRIFPDSGASQRWTGIGEVLALDAANIVGTASTDLVVGTRDGTGTGSIIVYTGTGTPSGTSKWFLSAKITLNPLGEVTALKIIDINNDGKKDIVAAVRTDEYVGMLQVWLQEASGLNFGMLDATSQRVCSYFAPFDDAEPVCLDAALMKWYTAGTTPHIVVGLRSSEFTGKTLIFDCSGGVLPEVGSDASGGAYLGAVAAVKISDFSMDGRKDIAVADKNGVNEGRLIIYYAQ
- a CDS encoding PilX N-terminal domain-containing pilus assembly protein — protein: MSQTNKQEKGIALVMALMLLLVMSVMVAGFMLTITNEQKMGGNQVRYVEALNLAEAGISEVSARLNLPTGDANAIAENTPQNADWEARILNETNLPAAEGNAQYYPALLAGTTNQLSYTVSDINSADAQYVLTARYKTNAAGNAIFFYDYGTGTQHLVNGPPFNAPNDNSFPIWVIRSTGMVGNVRRSVEAEVTRNKVEINVTAAVSCDQAVWATGAFSVCGHNHLMSTPVGTRVKQGGSSNPCHDDGWEVCDRDAAGYAADSCIAGGCLPGITTTGDANEPPKGGGDELGFPVGNSNTGTFKEIWEALGFATEADMRSAYNITQFNTKAGASITDGCGFYEYTGDMTPDGSKANELSISDLPDSSRGILWVRGPFDGVGAGCFKGLLYVDGEMAVSNKIWVLGAVMIKGDNVNYDGVSGNAPGAGRGMHMRGNGDLLYSSEMLQYVMQQISSSSIGLKQISWREIDIHN
- a CDS encoding Spy/CpxP family protein refolding chaperone, coding for MKKTLTLAAVLLIAAGVALAQCPMGQGKGDGPKGGAMMEQGGMKDCGNPGMGMGQGQWWENPEIAKNLGLTSEQTEKIDQLSLKHRKEMVKLEAEMKISRMEYQDIMEGNATDSEIRKKSGEMKSLMNKLHDAKTEHMLELRKVLTADQQKKLKAEHRGMRRQMKNNPDCPNKD
- a CDS encoding type II toxin-antitoxin system RelE/ParE family toxin → MKVLFLPLAQAELDEAFEWYEQQAVGLGGEFLDEFNQSIRLTVSFPQMFEQTEGGLRRCLIPRFPYGIFYGIEDDKIVIVAVAHLRKKPGYWIGRT
- a CDS encoding GspH/FimT family protein, which encodes MKEKGFTLIELMVVVIIMGVVAAFSVPNFLRSLPTTRLNNSADDLRGKLMLARVRAIGEGVPYIARFTANGTSYTIVKDINANETIDNGEPTVTHSYETGIANDSIPNANPSIVVFSPRGEALTPGGIRLTNGRNEKSRVDVVTSGSVIKH
- a CDS encoding Mov34/MPN/PAD-1 family protein, with protein sequence MQVFINESAFWGLLVSAIEVYKKESYGLLLGHKDGDMFMVVNAVACQKAERHATWVKARDKSYARIVNFFKNLPNLYVVGDFHSHPLHSTDLSAEDIDGMKPGQIYIVLEIKDKAKDKYWSYNEDGTLSGTTDSWFIKVAAYYIDPQTLKPKMADVLCPFAIGFDIKPKERKRNGQ
- a CDS encoding addiction module protein — translated: MDTTLKLVMEIEKLSPIDQLRVIDRVIRDVIKPDAEIDKIWAKEAAERWSAYKKGEIDPIGYDQVMAKYKK
- a CDS encoding GxxExxY protein, whose product is MNENEIGQIVVDAAVAVHRELGPGLLETVYEVVMAHELEKRGLVVSRQVCVPIECRGIKFEEGFRADLIIENKVIIELKSVETISKSHKKQVLTYLRLTGCKLGYLLNFGEALMKNGISRIINGSIK